GCGGCGCGATTCCGAGTTGCCGCGCGTCCTCGGCCAAGCCCGCGACGGCGAGCGGACGCAGCGACCTCGGCGCGCGGCATCGGCCAAGCCCGCGACGGCGAGCGGACGCAGCGGCGGCGAGCGGCCGCGCTAAGTGCGCAGCAACGAGTTGACGCCGCCGTACGGGTTGGGGATCGCGTCGCCGTTTTCCTGATCCGCGGTCCAGCGTTCCCCGTCGAGGAGGTAGCAGTACTGGTGCGTCTCGCCGCGCGGGAGGCGCAGCGTCGCCGACCAGACGCCGTCCTTGCGGCGCTTCATCGCCAGCGCGGCGCGGCTCCAGTCGTTGAACGTC
This bacterium DNA region includes the following protein-coding sequences:
- a CDS encoding isoamylase early set domain-containing protein — translated: MFRLTDVKGSPAKISVTFEARAGDDVQAIHVVGTFNDWSRAALAMKRRKDGVWSATLRLPRGETHQYCYLLDGERWTADQENGDAIPNPYGGVNSLLRT